A single window of Bradyrhizobium daqingense DNA harbors:
- the modC gene encoding molybdenum ABC transporter ATP-binding protein, with the protein MLRVDVEKRLGEFSLSASFTSDGRVIGLFGASGAGKTSLVNMIAGLLRPDRGTIVIDGETVDDTAAGLHVPTYRRRIGYVFQDARLFPHLSVAQNLDYGRRMNGLDPDHAQHRRIIDLLDIGALQDRRPGKLSGGERQRVALGRALLSRPRLLLLDEPLGALDEGRKLEILPYLTRLRDEANVPMVYVSHDVAELRQLATQIVMLKQGRVTSLGGVKVLA; encoded by the coding sequence ATGCTGCGCGTCGATGTCGAGAAACGGCTGGGTGAGTTTTCGCTCTCCGCGTCCTTCACCAGCGACGGCCGCGTCATCGGCCTGTTCGGCGCATCGGGCGCCGGCAAGACCTCGCTGGTCAACATGATCGCAGGGCTGCTGCGGCCCGATCGCGGCACCATCGTGATCGATGGCGAAACCGTCGACGACACCGCCGCCGGCCTCCACGTGCCGACTTATCGCCGTCGCATCGGCTATGTCTTCCAGGATGCCCGACTGTTTCCGCATCTGAGCGTCGCGCAGAACCTCGATTACGGACGGCGGATGAACGGCCTTGACCCGGATCACGCGCAGCACAGGCGCATCATCGACCTGCTCGACATCGGCGCCCTGCAGGATCGCCGCCCCGGAAAACTCTCGGGCGGCGAGCGCCAGCGCGTCGCGCTCGGCCGCGCGCTGTTGTCGCGGCCGCGCCTGCTGCTGCTCGACGAGCCGCTCGGCGCGCTCGACGAGGGCCGCAAGCTCGAGATCCTGCCGTATCTGACGCGGCTGCGCGATGAAGCCAACGTGCCGATGGTTTATGTCAGCCACGACGTCGCCGAGTTGCGCCAGCTCGCGACGCAGATCGTGATGCTGAAGCAGGGCCGGGTGACAAGTCTCGGCGGGGTGAAGGTGCTGGCGTAA